In Nitrospira sp., one genomic interval encodes:
- a CDS encoding TonB family protein, whose amino-acid sequence MSSHSPLASISAWTFSLALHGLSLGAALVLSAEFSVIPRKHPFRWEVSLISAPAEQPFASEAPIQAPTAPAPMPPLSNETSSRRVTTAKHTARIVTASAAKRAVTSDQGTLSTLPKRHLSLKPASEPASTHNPMPDPVSTPLEQALPDQGSDAPPDSASADWPVTTAAAADLPPPTIEAVDTSNLAMEPSVPEALHLVNRPLPQSRDAVVSRAVLADYGWLAHMLFEEVEQAKRYPTLAKRHRWQGSVLLQAYVHDDGRVSDITVVEPSGHETLDLDAIALLERTSPVSLKYPLGQPYVVVHIPIGYRLE is encoded by the coding sequence ATGAGCAGCCACAGTCCTCTCGCATCGATCAGCGCCTGGACATTTTCTTTGGCGCTCCATGGATTGAGCCTCGGCGCCGCGCTCGTGCTCTCGGCCGAGTTCTCGGTCATCCCACGGAAGCATCCCTTTCGGTGGGAAGTCTCGCTGATCAGCGCACCGGCAGAACAGCCATTCGCCTCGGAGGCCCCGATTCAAGCGCCGACCGCCCCAGCGCCGATGCCCCCTCTGAGCAACGAAACTTCCTCACGTCGCGTCACGACAGCCAAACATACCGCCCGTATCGTGACGGCGTCCGCCGCGAAGAGAGCCGTCACTTCCGACCAGGGTACGCTCTCCACCCTTCCCAAGAGACATCTCTCCCTAAAGCCGGCTTCGGAACCGGCTTCGACACACAATCCGATGCCCGACCCGGTCTCGACGCCCCTCGAACAGGCACTGCCCGACCAAGGCTCCGATGCGCCGCCGGATTCTGCGTCTGCAGACTGGCCGGTCACGACTGCAGCTGCCGCCGACCTGCCGCCTCCTACCATCGAAGCCGTCGATACGTCGAACCTCGCCATGGAACCTTCCGTGCCAGAAGCCCTTCACCTGGTCAATCGCCCCCTGCCCCAATCTCGGGACGCCGTGGTGTCGCGTGCTGTCCTGGCTGATTACGGATGGTTGGCCCACATGTTGTTCGAGGAAGTCGAACAGGCGAAACGGTATCCGACGCTCGCCAAACGTCATCGCTGGCAAGGCAGCGTCTTGCTGCAGGCCTATGTGCATGACGACGGCCGCGTCAGCGACATCACCGTCGTCGAGCCTTCGGGCCACGAGACCTTGGATCTCGATGCCATCGCGCTGTTGGAACGCACCTCTCCGGTATCGTTGAAATATCCGCTCGGTCAACCGTATGTCGTCGTCCACATCCCCATCGGCTACCGCCTGGAATAG
- a CDS encoding DEAD/DEAH box helicase, with translation MTTEELERLLLEQPVSLLHRLARGRISRHFRSGKRKLVELLLRATPENRPALESDLTALIEEQATRRRTSPPEKRPPAPAAPQRTTPAGQPRPHKTDDHGHHHEPPVSLHEWLSGIGVPPPQPFVPDAWQVEALARLAETDVVVSVPTGSGKTYVAIEATTRAMRENRTVIYTSPLKALSNTKFTEFSRLFGPSQVGILTGDRRENAQAPLLIMTTEILRNLLYDAAGGEIDVRLDTLGLVIMDESQYLADPERGVVWEETLIFCPAQARLLLLSASIGNPQDIADWLTAIRPTPCTLIRHTKRSVPLRAGYLHPNEKLTPLFRTAGIPYGQPYLLHPEAKRLFAEYEEETGSSRSR, from the coding sequence ATGACGACGGAAGAACTCGAACGGCTGCTGCTCGAGCAACCTGTCTCCCTGTTGCATCGCCTGGCACGCGGGCGCATCAGCCGGCATTTTCGCTCTGGCAAACGGAAACTCGTGGAGCTCCTGCTCCGCGCCACGCCGGAGAACCGCCCGGCTCTGGAGTCTGATCTCACGGCTTTGATCGAGGAACAGGCAACAAGACGAAGGACCTCGCCGCCGGAGAAACGTCCGCCGGCTCCAGCCGCCCCTCAGCGGACCACCCCTGCTGGACAACCTCGACCCCACAAAACCGACGACCATGGACACCACCATGAGCCCCCGGTATCGCTCCACGAATGGCTGTCCGGCATCGGCGTGCCCCCCCCGCAGCCCTTCGTGCCCGACGCGTGGCAAGTCGAAGCGCTGGCACGGTTGGCTGAAACAGATGTGGTAGTGAGCGTACCGACGGGAAGCGGAAAAACGTACGTGGCCATCGAAGCCACCACCCGGGCCATGCGCGAGAACCGCACGGTCATTTACACGTCGCCCCTGAAGGCCCTGTCGAACACAAAATTTACCGAGTTTTCCCGTCTCTTCGGGCCGAGCCAGGTCGGGATTCTAACAGGCGACCGACGCGAGAACGCGCAGGCGCCGCTGCTGATCATGACCACGGAGATCTTGCGCAATCTGCTCTACGACGCGGCGGGCGGGGAAATTGATGTCCGACTCGACACGCTGGGCTTGGTGATCATGGACGAATCACAATACCTGGCGGATCCGGAACGGGGTGTGGTGTGGGAAGAGACCTTGATTTTCTGCCCGGCACAGGCACGGCTGCTGCTGCTTTCGGCCTCGATCGGTAACCCGCAGGACATTGCGGACTGGTTGACCGCCATTCGGCCGACGCCCTGCACGCTCATCCGCCATACGAAGCGTTCTGTGCCGCTCCGGGCCGGGTACCTCCACCCGAATGAGAAGCTGACCCCGCTCTTTCGCACCGCCGGAATCCCCTACGGCCAACCCTACCTCCTGCACCCCGAAGCCAAACGGCTCTTCGCGGAATACGAGGAAGAAACCGGCTCGTCCCGCTCGCGCTGA
- a CDS encoding zinc transporter ZupT, protein MLDLIGLGILAGVIPLYLGIGLAFLIRRSLPRSWESGLIGVATGVLIYLFFDLMHESVELTGVRDPLSWVLFLGSFWLGFLGLALLEERQLGKGRRDSRMLTLPYVIALGMGFHNLGEGLAIGASYAGGEWALSWLLITGFALHNGTEGFGIVGAAGQTPLSIRDAAVLGFLGGAPTCLGTVLSGLSLSPAFSLVWFALAAGSLLYVVFVLVAMTYTPSRKIAMAGGVWAGITFMFLTAMFLTLVGGHRS, encoded by the coding sequence ATGCTCGACCTGATCGGCTTAGGCATCCTCGCGGGCGTGATTCCTCTGTACCTAGGTATTGGCCTGGCCTTCCTCATCCGGCGCTCCCTTCCTCGTTCCTGGGAAAGCGGTTTGATCGGTGTGGCCACCGGGGTCCTGATCTACCTCTTTTTTGACTTGATGCATGAATCCGTGGAGTTGACAGGGGTCCGTGATCCCCTTTCGTGGGTACTGTTCCTAGGCAGCTTCTGGCTCGGCTTCCTTGGCCTAGCCCTCCTGGAAGAGCGACAACTCGGAAAGGGACGGCGCGACAGCCGAATGCTGACGCTCCCCTATGTGATCGCCCTCGGCATGGGCTTTCACAATTTGGGTGAAGGCTTAGCGATCGGAGCCAGCTACGCCGGCGGAGAGTGGGCACTGAGCTGGCTACTGATAACCGGTTTCGCCTTGCACAACGGCACGGAAGGCTTCGGCATCGTCGGGGCGGCAGGTCAGACACCGTTATCGATCCGCGATGCAGCCGTCTTGGGCTTTCTTGGCGGCGCCCCCACCTGCCTCGGAACCGTCCTGAGCGGGTTGTCCCTGTCGCCTGCTTTCTCCCTCGTATGGTTTGCGTTGGCCGCCGGCTCCCTCCTGTATGTCGTATTCGTCCTCGTCGCCATGACTTACACCCCTTCGCGGAAAATAGCGATGGCCGGAGGGGTCTGGGCGGGCATCACCTTCATGTTTCTCACCGCCATGTTCCTCACCCTCGTCGGTGGTCATCGCTCCTAA
- the glgC gene encoding glucose-1-phosphate adenylyltransferase gives MPKIFTMVLAGGKGERLYPLTDQRAKPAVPFGGKYRIIDFTLSNCLNSGLRQIAVLIQYKSHSLDRHIRIGWNILNAELGEYITSVPPQQRISEDWYRGTADAVFQNLFLLDPDQPEYLLVLAGDHIYKMNYADMYNLMQEKQADAVVGAIETPLAEANRFGVIGVDEDHRILRFDEKPAEPMAIPGDPTHAYVSMGIYLFRTEMVREQLIRDAKEGTKHDFGRNIIPRMIKENRVYAFKFQDENKKAVKYWRDIGTLDAYWEANMDLVAVDPLFNLYDKAWPIRTYQGQFPPAKFVFAQDFQGGRMGVALDSIICGGCIISGGRVQNSVLSPHVRVHDHADVRESVVMENVVIGERAKIRRAIIDKDVVIPPKTVIGFDPAADRQRFKVTDSGLVVISKGMKLHAAIDPSG, from the coding sequence ATGCCCAAGATCTTCACGATGGTTCTCGCCGGCGGCAAGGGCGAACGGTTGTATCCCCTCACGGATCAGCGCGCCAAACCCGCCGTCCCCTTCGGCGGTAAATATCGCATCATCGATTTCACGCTCAGCAATTGTTTGAACTCCGGGTTGCGGCAGATCGCGGTCCTCATCCAATACAAGTCGCACTCGCTCGATCGACATATCCGCATCGGCTGGAACATCCTCAACGCAGAGTTGGGTGAATACATCACCTCCGTGCCGCCCCAACAGCGCATCAGCGAGGATTGGTACCGCGGCACCGCCGACGCTGTCTTCCAGAATCTGTTCCTGCTCGATCCCGATCAACCCGAATACCTGCTCGTCCTGGCCGGCGATCACATCTATAAGATGAATTACGCCGACATGTACAACCTGATGCAGGAAAAACAAGCCGACGCCGTGGTGGGCGCGATCGAAACGCCCCTGGCCGAGGCGAACCGGTTCGGCGTCATCGGCGTGGACGAAGACCACCGCATCCTGCGGTTCGACGAAAAGCCCGCCGAACCCATGGCGATTCCGGGCGACCCGACTCATGCGTACGTCTCGATGGGCATCTATCTCTTCCGCACCGAGATGGTCCGCGAACAGCTCATCCGCGATGCGAAGGAGGGCACGAAACACGATTTCGGCCGGAATATCATCCCGCGCATGATCAAAGAGAATCGCGTGTACGCCTTCAAGTTCCAGGATGAGAACAAGAAGGCGGTAAAGTACTGGCGCGATATCGGGACATTGGACGCCTACTGGGAAGCCAATATGGATCTGGTGGCGGTGGATCCCCTATTCAATCTCTACGACAAGGCCTGGCCGATTCGCACGTACCAAGGGCAGTTTCCGCCCGCCAAATTTGTCTTCGCCCAAGACTTCCAAGGCGGGCGTATGGGAGTGGCGCTGGACTCCATCATCTGCGGCGGCTGCATCATTTCCGGCGGACGGGTGCAGAATTCGGTGCTGTCACCCCATGTGCGGGTCCATGACCATGCCGATGTGCGTGAATCCGTGGTCATGGAGAACGTCGTGATCGGCGAACGTGCCAAAATCCGCCGAGCGATCATCGATAAAGACGTTGTGATCCCGCCCAAAACGGTGATTGGCTTCGATCCCGCCGCAGACCGCCAACGATTCAAAGTCACCGACTCCGGACTGGTCGTCATTTCAAAGGGAATGAAACTGCATGCCGCCATCGATCCATCCGGTTGA
- a CDS encoding FecR family protein — protein sequence MVGTRATDGRMPDATSPQSPLLLADEALALVVQLHSGHASEQDRRACEAWQTRSPAHRLAFQQAETLWEAIGRIPAVGADSTPSVSTALARRVPHRSRRRMWSIAACLLLWLLWVSADPLLMGLRLATADHRTDTGEQHVVILQDGTRVMLNTDTALNVAFSAQQREVRLLKGEAAFSVTPDRDRPFIVQSGEVTTRALGTSFVVHLHPHSVTVTVSEHAVQVSTSPTDTGTPIVLQEGQQASYSEERGWSPPQAIDSNQVLAWQRGKLIFEEQFLGAVVEELNRYRSGRILILNPALRTLKVTGVFDLADPDTALRMIERTLRIHETSLSPYLVLLH from the coding sequence ATGGTCGGCACGCGCGCGACGGACGGACGGATGCCTGACGCCACTTCCCCACAATCACCCCTCTTGCTTGCCGACGAAGCCCTTGCCCTGGTGGTTCAACTCCACTCCGGCCACGCCTCGGAGCAGGATCGTCGGGCCTGCGAGGCCTGGCAAACACGAAGCCCGGCGCACCGCCTCGCGTTTCAACAAGCAGAGACACTTTGGGAGGCAATCGGCCGAATCCCTGCGGTGGGTGCCGACTCGACTCCTTCCGTATCAACCGCCTTGGCTCGACGCGTACCTCACAGGTCACGGCGACGCATGTGGAGCATTGCGGCCTGCTTGCTCCTGTGGCTCCTGTGGGTCTCTGCCGACCCACTGTTGATGGGCCTTCGCCTCGCCACAGCCGACCATCGGACTGACACAGGAGAGCAGCACGTCGTCATCCTCCAGGATGGGACGCGGGTGATGTTGAACACCGACACAGCGCTCAATGTCGCCTTCTCCGCACAGCAGCGCGAGGTCCGTCTACTCAAGGGAGAAGCCGCCTTCAGCGTCACACCAGACCGGGATCGTCCCTTCATCGTTCAGAGCGGCGAGGTCACCACGCGCGCGCTCGGCACCAGTTTCGTCGTCCATCTCCATCCCCACTCCGTCACCGTGACCGTATCGGAACACGCCGTCCAGGTATCCACGTCACCCACTGACACCGGAACGCCGATTGTCCTGCAAGAGGGCCAGCAAGCCTCGTACTCCGAAGAAAGAGGGTGGAGTCCACCGCAGGCGATCGATTCGAACCAAGTGTTGGCGTGGCAGCGGGGCAAGTTGATCTTCGAGGAACAATTCCTTGGAGCCGTGGTCGAGGAGCTCAATCGATACCGTTCCGGCCGTATCCTCATTCTGAATCCGGCCCTGCGTACACTGAAAGTCACCGGCGTATTCGACCTGGCAGATCCCGATACGGCGTTACGGATGATCGAACGCACGCTACGCATTCACGAGACCAGCCTCAGTCCGTACCTGGTTTTGCTCCACTAG
- a CDS encoding helix-turn-helix transcriptional regulator has product MFQKLQAGTTDDTLTVADRLQAFLSGRLGERITLKELSRFLGYSEKYASDVFQRYMGLPFSQHLKQLRIDKATSMLLEDGHTIAGIAETVGFSDAFAFSHFFKRAIGCSPSEFRRQHLRQADAT; this is encoded by the coding sequence ATGTTTCAGAAATTGCAGGCAGGAACGACCGATGACACCCTAACTGTAGCCGACCGACTCCAGGCTTTTCTCTCCGGTCGTCTCGGCGAACGCATCACCCTCAAGGAACTCTCTCGCTTCTTGGGTTATTCCGAAAAATATGCGTCGGACGTGTTCCAGCGCTACATGGGCTTGCCCTTTTCACAGCACCTTAAGCAACTCCGAATCGACAAAGCGACCTCCATGCTCTTGGAAGACGGCCATACCATTGCCGGCATCGCCGAGACCGTCGGCTTCAGCGATGCCTTTGCGTTCAGCCATTTCTTCAAACGGGCGATCGGCTGCTCTCCCAGCGAATTTCGCAGGCAGCACCTGCGCCAAGCGGACGCCACATGA
- a CDS encoding sigma-70 family RNA polymerase sigma factor: MHHEQTIPCLSAFEQHHDDLLRFFTHKLGCRDLAADCTQDTYMHLVRMRPTIDVQNPRAFLFRVAANLAVDNLRKIRTRREALSVEPPPENTASPAPSAEDTLEAKQRLVQLEHAIGELSPKCRRALLLNRLEGKTHREIAAQLGVSESMVAKYIIQALKHCRARLDPEKTTGRD; encoded by the coding sequence ATGCATCATGAACAGACAATCCCGTGCCTCTCAGCCTTCGAACAGCATCACGACGATTTGCTGAGATTTTTTACTCACAAGCTCGGCTGCCGAGATCTGGCGGCCGATTGCACGCAAGACACCTACATGCACCTCGTGCGCATGCGCCCGACCATCGACGTGCAGAACCCGCGCGCGTTTCTCTTCCGAGTGGCGGCAAACCTCGCCGTCGACAATCTCCGCAAGATCCGGACTCGACGGGAAGCGCTCAGCGTGGAGCCGCCGCCTGAGAACACGGCCAGCCCTGCGCCCTCCGCCGAAGACACGCTGGAAGCCAAACAGCGGTTGGTGCAGCTGGAACACGCCATCGGCGAACTGTCGCCCAAATGCCGGCGCGCTTTGTTGCTCAACCGATTGGAGGGGAAAACCCATCGGGAGATCGCGGCACAGCTGGGTGTTTCGGAAAGTATGGTCGCAAAATACATTATCCAAGCCCTGAAACACTGCCGTGCCCGCCTGGACCCGGAGAAGACCACCGGTCGGGACTGA